The Acropora muricata isolate sample 2 unplaced genomic scaffold, ASM3666990v1 scaffold_717, whole genome shotgun sequence sequence TTCTGCTATGATGGATGGGCAGGGAAGAGAGAAAGGTGAGTCAAAATTTTTAGCAGGCAGTCAATTAACAAGAAAGAAGTTAAGCAAAGACCTTGCATAAATCAGGCGTCACAAGTAATAACTAGGGACAAACAGGATTCTGTTTTTATAGAGCAAGAACTTGAAGAGACTCTAAGTCATCGCTTGTAATTCGCTCCCTTATCACTACGTGTCATCCATGATTCGGTAATTTTTCGTTTCTCCTTTTAAGTGTTTAATCTAATTCTTCTGACCAATCACATGTTTGCAAAATCAATTGAAGTAAGCTATAATATAATGTAAATTTTGGAGACTGCAAGTGCTTatcattacattacattacatctATGTATTTCTGTTTTTAAGACCAACAGACGATGAAGAGGCACTCGAGATGGAGGCGTTCAATGTTGACGGGGATAAATGGGAGATATCACGTAAACGTATAACTCTTGAAAAAGTCATTGGCTCAGGATCATTTGGAACAGTTTGGCGAGCAGTTTTGAGTCGAGGGGATGGACAACCAGGAATACAGTTTGTTGCCGCAAAGTGCTTTTCACGTTAGTACCTTAACAATCCAATTTCATTCATGTACAATTTCGTCCCAGCCCCGTTTTATCATTCTTTACATGTTCATTTACACGATATCGGATCCACCTTCATACTGTCTAAAGAAATTTGATCAGATAACGAATGAGCATAATTTGGTTGTAAGCTCGGCAACTGTGAGGACGAAGGAAGACGTGTCACAAAATATGTGGGCTTAGTTAGCGGAGATCGAATTGAAATTGAAGAGCAAAAAAATATTCCCCTCAGAAAACGTGTTTCTTTTGAAAATAAAGCATGAGTACAACGAGAcacaaaataacaacaataataacaataacatttttttttaataataacaattttttttataaataatataatttatttaagaatATTAAACCAACACCCTTTACAAGgataaatactaataaaaaaatgtaaaaactactggtaaaaattcttaatcataatcattatttgacaaatgcttttccaataacaataataattttctttttttttttcaaaggcaaaatctATTAGAGTCAACATTTTTCCAAAAGGTTCCCTATTCGCATAAAATACAGGCAGCAATGACACATCAAAGAAaacatataaatataaaaactGGATAATCCTGTAGGCTGAAACCTATTTACAATTGTTTTAAAACACGTAAAAtgtccctttaaaaaaaaagtcaataaatAGCGCCCTCAGTGTTCTCAATTTCTATATCAATATTACGGAAGTCCCATGATTTCCGCACAGTGGATCTAGTTCCTCTGAGACAGATCAATGCGGATCTCAAAAGTGCAAAGGAGGTTCTTGCTCGTATCCATGAAATCGATTTGGCGTAGTCCTCTCCTTTCTTGATAGCAATCAACTCTGCTAGTCTGCTGTGGTAGCTCAAGCACTCGTTTCCCATTCCACCAGTTGTTGTAAAAATCAGAGGGGTGAATGTTCCATGTTCGATGTCGAACACTCTGCTTGAGTATTgatgctttttctcattttcgtGTAGACGATATATATTTGCTGCGGCTCAAGGTCCCTATAGGATTCAGCATTCGGGTGACAAACCCTGACATCAAGAAAGGCTGATCGCTGGGGCTCCCAAAAACCAAGTGCATGTATATCCAGCCTTGCATCCTGGGCTTTATTTGACCCTCGTGTCAACTGTTCTCCTTCAACATCTTGGAGTATATATGATACTTGGAGTATAtataatactaataatgataagaagaagaataagaaggagaagaagaagaagaaaatggtttgagccCAGGAGTAAtataccgtgattgaaaaagtcACCTGGGTGATTGGAGACCCGAGATGGACTGTTGTTCGTAACAACCTGTGCAAAAGCcaccttcagagtcaagtgatagtcttaagacagttgaaaattcaaaaaccctagtgagcgatttgattggtcaatagacaGAGTAGCCgcaatagatgggttgtaaaatgaatactgagcaatgtgttactgtttcctgtagagtaaacgtttgtaaggcgCGGGAAGAGCTTGACAGCGATTTAGAGctgtttgttctaagttagtaaaccagcttccGAGTTTAATTccttgatagtagtcggtactgtaggttaaacacgtagcagagtcccagtcgataatGTGGCTTGTTCCTAAGTAGTGTTTGgtgatgttgttgttgaggcCACCCTTTTTAGTAGTTTGTTTGTGTTCGTTTAGCCGCGTGGTTAAGGTTCTGCCGGTCTCAGCGATATAAGTGGCTTGGAATTCGGAGCATTTGACCTTATAAACTTCTCTTGATCTGTCTTCAGCTTCGTCTTTGCCCTTAACATTAGTGGGTACCGTTAAGTgaacatgggtttgtgtgcaactcggatGTTGGAAGGTCGTCGTATACGTGGtatggtttcggaggtcccTCGTAtcatgtaaggtatagtgggctgtagtggtgtatgagttgttagagctgtcgttcgaTCCAATGTGAGTATTGCGTTCTATGAAGTCTgtgctgtagttgttcttaattaaaacaGTGTTCAAGTGCTTGATTTTGTCGGTCAAAATGTCGTCTGAGTCGGAAACAATTTTGCTCTTCTcgtcaaggttcgtaccgtagtcggTTTGTACGAAGTAGGATTTTAAGAGGTTTCgccaagtagtctgtcagtttGTGTTGCTTTTATTTAAACAGTGATTcatagggtgttgttttcgcgtgttaccaagcaatcCAGAAAATCTTACCGTACCCCTCGATCTCGTCGAAGCTAGCATCCAGTTTGGTACCACTGTTTTTCTGCGCACACGTCTTAaattcacagccaatcacatcaagcatttaccaacggctactctatctattgaccaatcagatcGCTCACcaggcttttttaatttttaagtgaCTGAGACTATCCCTTGAGTTTGAAGATGGCTTACACACAGGTTGTCGAGACGTCAGTCCGagacaacagtccttctcaggactccaattaCCCAGATGAAAGGATAATAATAACGTCTTTATTGATAACATCTCTACAGAGTCACTCTTAACTTGCTAACTAAACTGAAAATAACTCGGATTATATCAAATCAAATGCAGGCTTGTTAGGAGAGGGGAGACCGGAGTACCCCTGGAAAAGCCTCTCAGGGCAGAGTAGATAAACCACAATATCAGCCCCCATACTTTAGCAAGATTTTAAAATCACTGTCTCAAGTTAAGATATTGAGCAAATTGATGCAATATGACACTGTCGGAAATCTTCACTATGGGATAAAGCTTGCCTAAATATATACTGGGAGAGCTAAAgaataaattaatgttttcaattttatcgcGAAGTCATTAAAATGTGCAAATACGGGAAATTTTTGTTCATAAGTTTATATAGAATATTGCAATATGCTTTTGTTGGAATTGCGTCGATGTGATAAAATAGCGTAAGGTACTGACTAGTACACACTCTGGTTGATGAAGTACTGCAAACAGAACCAGCAAACACTTCTCATATACATCAACAAAACGTCGAAGAATTTAAACCAAGATCAAAAAATTACGTTTTTCTCGCATCGTATAGTTTCTCCAGTTATGGCCCCAATGTTCAGCAATGAGGCATTATTTCCCAATGCTATTTCCCAGCCAATATCGCTTTCTTAGGAATATATCGCCATCATTATTCTGTCATAATCGCCACCATAACCATCATCgttatcatcgtcattattaCTACTACTTTTGTGTTATTGTTACAGCCACTTCTGGAGAAGAAGGACAAAGGTCTATTATGAAAGAAATTGGATTGGGGAAAGAGCTTGGAGACAGTCCTCAGGAAAATGTTGTAAAGTTTATTGGCTGTGTGACAACGCAGAGTAGGAAAGCTATTCTATGCATGCTTTAAGGCTTTTTATTTACTTTCCACATCTTTTTGTATGTTTATTGCGTAAATAACATGTATACTAGCATAGTTCCAAGGAATATTTTTCTAGAAATACTACGATAAGAAACTGTTATGGAGATTATAGATTTTGTGGATTCGCAAAATTTGTCCATGTTGAAAGGTTTGGATGACAATCAAGAGAACCAAGCAAGTCCGATCAATTTATAGGAACTAAACTCCAGATGGAATAAGTTTGTGCCTCCCACCATTACATAGTTAGAAGCAATTAGAAGCAaccaaaaacatcaaaaattgAACGAGAAACAACTCAATACAATAGATCAAAGTGAGCAGGTCAGCGCTACAAGTTTCCCAATTAAGATTCAATTTTACGTTCTGACAGCAAGATCAAATGTCATAAACTTAAGGTCATTTCAAGGCCATGGTTCGCACTATTGATTCCGCCTTCACAGGTGGGGTATTGGTAAACAATGCTGAATGGCTTAAAAATGCCATGAAATGACTCGAGTAACTTGAAGTTGTACTTATATTCTCAGATGATCTCCCACTAGCCGTTGTTGTCGACCTTTCTTTACCGACACAATGAACAGATGACTGCAGTAATTTGATAAAAGACGAATCAGTGACATATTGTTGGGAAAGACAAGTCATATTTTTGATATGTAAATGTTTCTTCCCGAATACAACACTTTGGCTACACTACGACTACTCCTAACCTGATTCCAAGATTTTCCTTAGAAGGAAGGAAATACGAGAGGATAATATATCTTTCGAGTTCCTTCCCCCATTAGGCCTGAAACTCGAGGTAGTAACGTTCGCAAACCAAGAAATCCTCAACCTTTTGATGGAGTGTGTCACGAACTAAGCGTTGTTATGATGAGAAATTCCTTTAAATTAAATCATGGAGACACGTTATGCGATATGGCATCTAAATAAAATCATCATTTAAAGACATCCCTAAGTATGACTGAACACTTCCTCAGGTTGTTTATATTTGAGTTTGGCGGTCAGtctatttaaaaaaatgacaaatacaCTGCAGTTCAAACTAATTTTAATACTCTACTTAAGAGAACAGAAATCGTAACACTATTCACTTTCAATCACCGTCTCACCTACACAGTACATCCAATTCTACTCATGGAGTACCTACCATGTGGAGATCTTCTTGGCTTTCTGAGGAAGAGCCGTGGGATTGTTGACAGATATTATAACGGAGAAGGAGAGGTAGCAAAGCTGAAAACTTACGACCTAGTCTCGTTTTCAAACCAGATTGCTACAGGGATGGTGTTCTTAGCATCCAGAGGGGTATGTGAGTCGAGTAACTATTTTACAAACGATAAATAAAATTCACAGAGACGTCAGACTGAACAGCTTGAATGTAACACAGCCATGTTTGAAATGGGATGTTCATCATAGACATTTGTGTCTGTGTTTGTGAGGGGGAGGTGTTTATGCTTACTTAAGGGGTAGAGGTTGATGTAAATTTGATTGATGCATTCTGGTTCCATTTCGGAAATGTAGAgaaattttaggcaatttctttaCGGTAGTCTTCATGAAGTATCCTCTTCCCTTCATTTTAAGAACCCTGTGTCACAAAATTCGCCAAAAAAAAGGCCGTTTCAGTAGCTTCAAACTAACTGAAACCTTTAGTTAAAGTTATCCTTTTTGCTAGGAATGTAATTTAGATGCGTGAATATAACAGGCCACCTCGTGACGAATATGAGAACACGTTTTCAGCTAAGTGTCTGCATTTCTGGGTAAAACGTTGGGAGACCTGGATAATGCTTGAGTTGAGACTTGTCAATTAATATGACAGTATTCAAATATATCGCATAGTGACATTTTCTATGGCGAGATCAAGTCTCTCGTTAGCAATGAGAGCCGACCTTGGTCTAGACCATAACGTAAATTACCTTCTTCATTTTCTTAGATTATCCATCGTGACCTGGCTGCACGCAACGTCCTCCTCGATAGAAACTGTGTGTGCAAAGTGGCGGATTTTGGCTTATATTACCATAATTTTAAATACGGACATggcaatgccaaaaaggtgagtaaCCATCAATTGGTTGcttttcaaacaatttactgTGGCTACTTTTCAGCTTTTTCTAACATTAAAATGCACGGCTGTCGTCTGTCTCCTCAGGGCTGCGTGCCAGTGAAATGGACAGCGCCTGAGATTCTCTTTGGGGATGCTGCAGCCCTTACCAGCAAAAGTGATGTGTATGTGCTTTCTTTAGATCAAATTGCAAAGCTATTTACTtctcttttgtgaaagaatGACATTTCAACGAGAAACTactataaaaagcatttcaatttCTAGAGAGGAATACAGTATGTCTCATGTTCTGATCCAGCCTCACCCATCTAGTTGTGATCTGAAAACTTTAGTAACAACACAGGAAATTGTTTTCCTTTACTTTGATGTAGCTttatctatttttttgtttttgtttttttgtttttctatgaTCGTTGATCTATTTCAACAGGAAATTCATGATTGAGACTTGTTTAGGTGATGAGTTGCAGATTTTATTCGAGCACAATTTTCATGCTGTCATTTCTTATTGAGTTTAAAAGTGAATTTTATTCCTGTGCAAAGACGATTCAGACTTGTTTAAAAGCTATTATCGTAGatagcctgcaggcaaagcttcgtTTCTTCTTttaacaatggaaaatgacacaTTAGCCTCTTTTATGTGTCACAGCTGCTGATAACCGTAACAACtgcttttaatttaattttctgTGTGGCAGGTGGTCCTATGGCATAGTACTCTACGAGATATTCACCATGGGTAGGTACTTAATGTACATTGATTaatcattttcaatatttttcccTCAGTACTTAAAATAGCCATCTTTAGATTGATCACAATTATGAAATTTAGCGACACAAatcactttcacttgcttgttttcttttgagTTACTGCCTGTTTGCAATAACCGGGAAAAAAGCAGATCACAGGAAAAATCTTTCGcaaagtattattattagtcaCACCATCAAGCCTGATGAATTTCAACTTTCTCTTAACAGTGAGGAAGGTCGAAGTGTCGGCTCCCGTTTTTAACATTCATCgtctattattttatttttaacgtaTTATCGCCTTCAAGTTAAGAATCCGTGTAAACTTGTTAATCCATGATCCTTTCAGTTGAGTCTTTACAATAATCATTTTATATTGTCTTGCTTTTTTGGCTTTTGTAAGTCGAAATTATGTACTGTTAATGTAAAGCACTCAGCTTTGAAGTTTCTTTGTACAGATCAGAGTTAAATTTGCTCTCGTTCACATTTACCATCCATATAAACATCTCTTGAAAAATTGGCAATAGAAACAATTAAGGAACGAAACAGCGGGCCTCTCAATTTAGAACAAAAGGTGATTGGCACATATTTCCATGGCAAGAACAGAAAAGATTAATGCAGCCTGTACTTCATGGTAATTTAATGTTGGCAATTAACAGGTGGCATTCCATACCCGGGCTGGTCAGAAGCCAAGACTATAGCAGAATTGCAGTTCGGTTATCGCATGCCGCGGCCCCCACACATCGATAGCAGCCTGTGAGTATCTTTATACCATTGGTTCATAGTTATCGTGCGTGCGTCGAGTTATGGATCCAGACGGGAGGTAGCTAAGTATGAGAGAAGCTTAAGAGTCGGACGAGACGATAGTCCCGTGTGACTCCATCTGGGGGAAAAAGGGATGCAAGATAAAAACTCCAAAACGAAATCATTTTCCCGGTATGCAATCAAAAGCGTTTTTCTGTGACGaagaaaagtcattttttcACTGGAAGTCAGAATCGAACGACCAAGTTTAGCTTAAAGGCCTACCTTCATCAAAGACTCATTgcgat is a genomic window containing:
- the LOC136906912 gene encoding tyrosine kinase receptor Cad96Ca-like, giving the protein MEAFNVDGDKWEISRKRITLEKVIGSGSFGTVWRAVLSRGDGQPGIQFVAAKCFSPTSGEEGQRSIMKEIGLGKELGDSPQENVVKFIGCVTTQIHPILLMEYLPCGDLLGFLRKSRGIVDRYYNGEGEVAKLKTYDLVSFSNQIATGMVFLASRGIIHRDLAARNVLLDRNCVCKVADFGLYYHNFKYGHGNAKKGCVPVKWTAPEILFGDAAALTSKSDVWSYGIVLYEIFTMGGIPYPGWSEAKTIAELQFGYRMPRPPHIDSSLYHLMSTCWQEEPILRPEFLHIRNKLREFIENELYLGLLDHSKYDGSRYSNVEDLLETVEPPLKKKKWSSMKY